The following is a genomic window from Bacteroidales bacterium.
GAGATAATCAACGATAGAAAGAATAATATCAATACAATCTCAGCTTTTATCTCAGATCAGATACCAATAAAGACTGAAATTAAATACTGGACTACTTTTCTGAATCAGGATACACCGGTATATTTGGGAACTGAAAAAGTTGCCTCCAAATATGATATGGCAATTGTGTTTTTCAATATTCAGAAAATCAAACGAGGTTATTACAATCTTAATATTGAACTGCTTTTTGAACATACTTCTGGCCTTCCTGAGCACCTCATAACAGATACTCACGTAAATCGTCTCGAAGAGTTAATAAGAGAGAAACCTGAATTCTGGATCTGGAGCCACCGCCGCTGGAAACATAAGAGACCGGTAGAAAATGCTTAAAACTGCAATAGTAATATTAAACTGGAATGGTATTGGTTTTCTTAAACAATTCCTACAGACAGTTATCGATCATTCAGCTGATATTAATACAGTTATATATATTGCTGATAATGGATCAACTGATGGTTCTGCTGAATGGATTGAAGAAAACCACAAAGATGTAAAACTGATCAGGCTTGGTAAAAATCATGGATTTGCCGGTGGCTACAATCTTGCACTGGCAAAGATAAAAGCAGAGTATTACATACTCCTCAACTCAGACATTGAGGTAACTGCAGGATGGCTGCAACCGCTTGTTGATTATATGGATAGGTATCCTGATGTTGCATCATGCCAACCTAAAATTCTAGCTTATAATAATAAAGCTTACTTTGAATATGCCGGGGCAGCCGGAGGATATATAGATAAGTACGGGTATCCTTTCTGCAGAGGCAGGATCCTTCATAAAACCGAAAAGGATACAGGGCAGTACGATGATCCGGTCGATACCTTCTGGTCGAGCGGAGCCTGCATGATAGTGCGTGCCTCAACCTGGAAAAAGTGCGGAGGACTCGACGCTGCCTTCTTTGCCCATATGGAGGAAATTGATCTCTGCTGGCGGTTCCATAAAGCAGGATTCAGGGTCTGCTGTAATCCTGCATCTGTTGTTTACCATGTAGGAGGAGGCACTCTTCCATACAACTCCAGGCTGAAAACCTACCTGAACTTCAGGAACAGCCTCTTCATGCTATTTAAAAACCTCCCGGATAAAGATCTTGAGAATATTATCTACAGGCGCAAACTCCTCGACGGATTGGCAGGGTTGTTCTTCCTGCTGAAAGGTCAGTTCGGCAATATTAAATCAATCCTTAAAGCCCACAGGGATTTCTTCAAGTGCGACAGTATACTTGTTGATAAAAGAGTAATCGTCAAAAAACTTGAAAAGGAAAATTATTATGTGCCTGTTTTGAACAAGAGCATCATTTTTGAGTTTTATGCTAAACAAAACAAGACATTCAGAAGCATAAAAGGAACAAACAATTTAAAATGAGAAAAATTCAAATGCTGATATTCTTTTCAATAGTACTCGTACTTTACTCACTGGTAAATATTTACATCTTCTATAAGGGTTATGGGGCAATTCCTGCGCTGCACGATAACAGACTCCTCTACTCAATCGTTTTCTTCTTCCTCGCAGCCGTATTCATAGCCGCCAAGTTTCTCGAATCTAGGCACTCCTCGGTTATAACAGATGTCTTTAATATAATTGGAGGATTCTGGATGGCATTTATGCTTTACGGATTCTTATTTTTCCTGATATCTGATATTGTTCTGCTGTTTCTGAGGGTTTCACACCTCATCAGCGGTGATAATATCTTACTGTACAAGAAGTGGGCCTTCATTGCAACAATCTCTTTATCTGCAGTTTTAATCATAGGTGGTTTTATAAATGCGGTCATTCCGGTTGTCAAGGAATATAATATTACAATTAATAAATCTGCAGGAGAAATAAAAAACCTGAGGATTGCTGCAGTTTCTGATATTCACCTTGGAAGCATTATAAGAAAAAGAAGCATAAAGAAACTTTCAACGATGCTTCAGGAGATAAAACCTGATCTTGTTTTGCTGCTTGGAGATATAATTGATGGCGAAATCGGACCTGTACTGAGAGGCGACCTGCTCCAGTATTTTACATGTCCCAAATGTAATGATGGCCTTTATGCAATTACCGGTAATCATGAATTTATCGGTGGAGGAGGTAAAACAATTCCATACATTGAAAGCAAGGGGATTAAGGTTCTTAAGGATGAAATGGTAATCCTCGACGGAGGCATTCAGCTACTGGGCAGGATCGACAGAGATTCATTCCGCTTCTACGGTAAAGAACGTATGCC
Proteins encoded in this region:
- a CDS encoding glycosyltransferase family 2 protein; translation: MLKTAIVILNWNGIGFLKQFLQTVIDHSADINTVIYIADNGSTDGSAEWIEENHKDVKLIRLGKNHGFAGGYNLALAKIKAEYYILLNSDIEVTAGWLQPLVDYMDRYPDVASCQPKILAYNNKAYFEYAGAAGGYIDKYGYPFCRGRILHKTEKDTGQYDDPVDTFWSSGACMIVRASTWKKCGGLDAAFFAHMEEIDLCWRFHKAGFRVCCNPASVVYHVGGGTLPYNSRLKTYLNFRNSLFMLFKNLPDKDLENIIYRRKLLDGLAGLFFLLKGQFGNIKSILKAHRDFFKCDSILVDKRVIVKKLEKENYYVPVLNKSIIFEFYAKQNKTFRSIKGTNNLK
- a CDS encoding metallophosphoesterase, whose protein sequence is MRKIQMLIFFSIVLVLYSLVNIYIFYKGYGAIPALHDNRLLYSIVFFFLAAVFIAAKFLESRHSSVITDVFNIIGGFWMAFMLYGFLFFLISDIVLLFLRVSHLISGDNILLYKKWAFIATISLSAVLIIGGFINAVIPVVKEYNITINKSAGEIKNLRIAAVSDIHLGSIIRKRSIKKLSTMLQEIKPDLVLLLGDIIDGEIGPVLRGDLLQYFTCPKCNDGLYAITGNHEFIGGGGKTIPYIESKGIKVLKDEMVILDGGIQLLGRIDRDSFRFYGKERMPLSQLMQQADTSKPVILLDHQPFHLDESARAGVDLQLSGHTHNGQMWPLNYLTNKIYELSYGYLKKGNSHFIVSSGYGLWGPRVRSGSRSEVLLINITFSGSDLSPK